One stretch of Shewanella sp. Arc9-LZ DNA includes these proteins:
- a CDS encoding homogentisate 1,2-dioxygenase gives MPFYVKQGQIPTKRHIAFEKDNGELYREELFSTHGFSNIYSNKYHHNMPTKAIDVQPYSLSHGEQWQDSLIQNYKLDSRQADCQGNFFSARNKIFFNNDVAMYTAKVTEDTNEFYRNAYADEVVFIHEGEGQLLSEYGVIETNKWDYLIIPRGTTYQLKFNDYQNVRLFVIESSSMVEVPKHFRNEYGQMLESAPYCERDIRTPTLADAVVEKGAFPLMCKFGDRYQKMTLQWHPFDLVGWDGCVYPWAFNISEYAPKVGKIHLPPSEHLVFTAHNFVICNFVPRPYDFHPKSIPAPYYHNNIDSDEVLYYVDGDFMSRTGIEAGYMTLHQKGVPHGPQPGRTEASIGKTETYEYAVMVDTFAPLNLTAHVKNCMSDDYNRSWLEN, from the coding sequence ATGCCATTCTATGTTAAACAAGGTCAGATCCCGACCAAACGTCACATTGCCTTCGAAAAAGACAATGGCGAGTTGTACCGTGAAGAATTATTTTCAACCCATGGCTTTTCGAATATCTACTCCAATAAATATCATCACAATATGCCAACCAAAGCGATAGACGTTCAACCTTACTCGTTATCTCATGGTGAACAATGGCAAGACTCATTAATTCAAAATTACAAATTAGACTCGCGTCAAGCCGACTGCCAAGGCAACTTTTTTAGCGCCCGAAATAAAATATTTTTCAATAATGATGTCGCCATGTACACCGCGAAAGTGACTGAAGACACCAATGAATTTTATCGAAATGCCTATGCTGACGAAGTGGTGTTTATTCACGAGGGTGAAGGCCAATTATTGAGTGAATACGGTGTCATTGAAACCAATAAATGGGATTACTTAATTATTCCACGCGGGACCACGTACCAACTTAAATTTAACGATTATCAAAATGTACGCTTGTTTGTTATTGAATCATCCTCAATGGTCGAAGTGCCAAAGCATTTCAGAAACGAATACGGCCAAATGCTTGAATCTGCACCTTACTGTGAACGAGACATTCGTACGCCAACCTTGGCTGATGCCGTGGTTGAAAAAGGTGCGTTTCCGTTAATGTGTAAATTTGGTGATCGCTATCAAAAAATGACACTGCAATGGCATCCATTTGACTTAGTAGGCTGGGATGGTTGCGTTTATCCTTGGGCATTTAACATCAGTGAATATGCACCCAAAGTCGGCAAGATTCATTTACCACCGTCTGAGCATTTAGTGTTTACTGCACACAATTTTGTCATTTGTAACTTTGTGCCACGCCCATACGATTTTCATCCGAAATCGATACCAGCACCTTATTACCACAACAACATCGACAGCGATGAAGTCTTGTATTACGTCGATGGTGACTTTATGAGCCGTACAGGTATTGAAGCGGGCTATATGACGTTACACCAAAAAGGTGTGCCGCATGGGCCTCAACCTGGTCGTACAGAAGCCTCTATCGGCAAAACCGAAACATACGAATATGCGGTGATGGTTGATACCTTCGCCCCACTGAATTTAACCGCTCATGTCAAAAATTGCATGAGTGATGATTACAACCGCTCTTGGTTAGAAAACTAA
- the hppD gene encoding 4-hydroxyphenylpyruvate dioxygenase codes for MASELNPLGLLGIEFTEFASPDTEYMHQVFIDFGFSMLKKTKNNDIVYYKQNDINFLLNKGRAGFSAEFAKSHGPAICSMGWRVEDAQFAFTEAVARGAKPADDANKDMPYPAIYGIGDSLIYFIDTFGEQNNIYQTDFVDLEQPIVTPEKGFMEVDHLTNNVYKGTMEKWANFYKDIFGFTEVRYFDISGAQTALVSYALRSPDGSFCIPINEGKGNNKNQIDEYLGEYNGPGVQHLAFRSRDIVASLDAMEGTSIKTLDIIPEYYDTIFEKLPQVTEDHDRIKHHQILVDGDDDGYLLQIFTKNLFGPIFIEIIQRKNNLGFGEGNFTALFESIERDQMKRGVL; via the coding sequence ATGGCAAGCGAACTAAATCCACTGGGCCTTTTAGGCATTGAATTCACCGAATTTGCTAGCCCAGATACAGAATACATGCACCAAGTATTCATTGATTTTGGTTTTTCGATGTTAAAAAAAACCAAAAATAATGACATTGTTTACTACAAACAAAATGACATTAACTTTCTATTGAATAAAGGCCGTGCAGGCTTTTCTGCAGAATTCGCCAAATCTCATGGTCCGGCTATTTGTTCAATGGGTTGGCGTGTAGAAGATGCACAGTTTGCATTTACAGAAGCCGTTGCCCGTGGTGCAAAACCAGCCGATGATGCCAATAAAGACATGCCCTACCCAGCTATTTACGGTATCGGCGACAGTCTGATTTATTTTATTGACACTTTTGGTGAACAAAACAATATTTATCAAACTGACTTTGTCGATTTAGAACAGCCTATCGTAACGCCTGAGAAAGGCTTTATGGAAGTCGACCATTTAACCAATAATGTCTACAAAGGCACCATGGAAAAATGGGCTAACTTTTATAAAGACATTTTTGGTTTTACCGAAGTGCGTTATTTCGATATCAGCGGCGCTCAAACTGCTTTGGTATCTTATGCGCTACGCTCTCCAGACGGCAGTTTCTGCATCCCGATTAACGAAGGTAAAGGTAATAACAAAAATCAGATTGATGAATACTTAGGTGAATACAATGGCCCAGGTGTTCAACATCTGGCATTCAGAAGTCGTGACATTGTGGCCTCACTCGATGCTATGGAAGGCACCTCAATCAAAACACTGGATATTATTCCTGAATATTACGACACCATTTTCGAGAAGTTGCCACAAGTGACCGAAGATCACGACCGTATCAAGCATCACCAGATTTTGGTTGATGGCGATGATGACGGTTATTTATTGCAAATTTTCACCAAAAATCTATTTGGGCCTATCTTCATTGAAATCATTCAACGTAAAAATAACCTTGGCTTTGGCGAAGGTAACTTTACCGCGTTGTTTGAATCGATTGAACGCGATCAAATGAAACGCGGCGTGCTGTAA
- a CDS encoding LysE family translocator: MPDYAVLAVFIPTFFFVSITPGMCMTLAMTLGMSIGVRRTLWMMLGELVGVALVAIAAVLGVASIMLNYPQVFDILKWVGGAYLGYIGINMWRAKGKMAIITGIEVKASRMSLISQGFITAIANPKGWAFMISLLPPFINVDNAVGPQLAVLLSIIMVTESVSMLAYASGGKSLRLFLSRGDNIRWMNRIAGSLMILVGIWLALG, from the coding sequence ATGCCAGATTACGCCGTACTCGCTGTGTTTATTCCAACGTTCTTTTTTGTGTCTATCACCCCCGGTATGTGCATGACTTTAGCCATGACACTCGGCATGAGTATTGGTGTACGCAGAACCTTATGGATGATGTTAGGTGAATTAGTGGGCGTGGCGTTGGTCGCCATTGCAGCAGTACTTGGGGTTGCTAGCATCATGCTAAATTACCCACAGGTGTTCGATATTCTTAAGTGGGTGGGTGGCGCTTACCTTGGCTACATTGGCATTAATATGTGGCGTGCTAAAGGCAAAATGGCCATCATCACTGGTATTGAAGTTAAAGCCAGTCGCATGAGCTTAATCAGCCAAGGATTTATTACCGCGATTGCCAACCCTAAAGGTTGGGCTTTTATGATTTCGCTATTACCGCCGTTTATTAATGTTGATAATGCCGTTGGGCCACAACTCGCCGTTTTGCTTAGTATTATAATGGTCACCGAAAGTGTGTCGATGCTGGCTTATGCCAGCGGCGGTAAGAGTTTACGATTATTTTTAAGTCGAGGCGATAATATCCGCTGGATGAATCGTATCGCCGGAAGTTTAATGATACTGGTTGGTATTTGGCTAGCGCTAGGCTAA
- a CDS encoding GNAT family N-acetyltransferase, with the protein MEQTQTRVYQYKFVNSISNIDSSIWNIFFGSSHPFTRHEYLSALEMSRCVSAETGWTPMHLMVMDGDNIIALMPLYLKSHSWGEYVFDWAWAEAYERHNIGYYPKLVGSIPFTPTTGRRIGIDPSLSKHDQQPLIDGIQTYLSQTVIKQGWSSWHCLFTNTEQHLQFAQAGVMERVGCQFHWHNQNYADFNDFLSTLTSRKRKNITKERISARQQLQFRFIDGDKASAEQWQDFVRCYQNTYLKRSGHKGYLSAAFFEQIAATMGSMIRLLLIENSDAQLVASALYFVSDTHLYGRYWGALTECDYVHFEACYYQGIEYAIANQLLVFDAGAQGEHKVARGFRPVKTTSSHFVAHEGFNDAIGAFCQQEQAHIDIYIQQMCEQLPYKSIENT; encoded by the coding sequence GTGGAACAAACACAAACGCGAGTTTATCAATATAAATTTGTTAATAGTATTAGCAATATAGATTCTTCAATATGGAATATCTTTTTTGGATCATCTCATCCTTTTACCCGGCATGAATATTTATCCGCTCTGGAAATGAGTCGCTGCGTTAGTGCTGAAACGGGTTGGACGCCGATGCACCTTATGGTGATGGATGGCGATAATATTATTGCATTAATGCCCTTGTACCTTAAAAGTCATTCTTGGGGGGAATATGTGTTTGATTGGGCATGGGCAGAAGCTTATGAGCGTCATAATATAGGCTATTACCCTAAGCTTGTGGGCAGTATACCTTTTACTCCAACAACTGGGCGGCGTATTGGTATTGACCCAAGTTTATCAAAACACGATCAACAGCCCTTGATTGACGGTATTCAAACCTATCTGTCACAAACTGTCATTAAACAGGGCTGGTCATCTTGGCATTGTTTATTTACCAATACCGAGCAGCATCTACAGTTTGCACAAGCAGGGGTAATGGAGCGTGTTGGTTGTCAGTTTCATTGGCACAACCAAAATTATGCTGATTTTAATGACTTTCTGAGTACATTAACGTCACGTAAACGCAAAAACATCACTAAAGAACGAATTTCTGCAAGACAACAGCTACAATTCCGATTTATCGATGGCGATAAGGCGAGTGCAGAGCAATGGCAGGATTTTGTGCGTTGTTATCAAAATACTTATTTAAAGCGTTCTGGTCATAAAGGGTACTTGTCGGCAGCATTCTTTGAGCAGATAGCAGCAACAATGGGCTCAATGATCCGATTATTATTGATTGAAAATAGTGACGCACAATTAGTGGCATCAGCATTATATTTTGTGTCAGACACGCATTTATATGGTCGTTATTGGGGGGCGTTAACAGAATGCGACTATGTCCATTTTGAAGCATGTTATTACCAAGGTATTGAGTACGCTATCGCTAATCAATTATTAGTTTTTGATGCAGGAGCACAAGGCGAACATAAAGTGGCTCGAGGTTTTCGTCCTGTGAAAACCACCTCAAGCCATTTTGTTGCTCATGAAGGTTTTAATGATGCCATCGGTGCTTTTTGTCAACAAGAGCAAGCTCATATCGACATTTATATACAGCAAATGTGCGAACAACTGCCGTATAAATCGATTGAAAATACATAA
- the ggt gene encoding gamma-glutamyltransferase yields the protein MTRFPKLTPLFLSTALTLTLCYPALHIADSQANEASIFSEMATAQPIYAKHGMVSSQEAIASQIGVDILKQGGNAVDAAVAVAYALAVTLPRAGNIGGGGFMLVHLAEQNKTIAIDYRETAPAKAHKDIFLDEQGNAVDKLSREHGLAVGVPGTVMGMELALKQYGTMKMAQVIKPAIKLAKDGIVVTSDLSNSLAGLKSRITQWPSSAAIFYHADGSNYQVNELLKQPELAQSLSLIAQKGSKGFYQGETAEKIVSAVQNAGGVMSLTDLANYKVVEREPVRGNYRGYEVVSMPPPSSGGIHIIEMLNVLEQFPIDKLGHNSANTLHLMAETMKYAYADRSEYLGDPDFVTVPVKQLTSKQYAKEIASKIAINKTTPSSEIKPGKLAPYESDQTTHFSVIDKWGNAVANTYTLNFSYGSGLVAKGTGILLNNEMDDFSVKPGTPNGYGLIGGEANAVQGNKRPLSSMSPTMVMKDGKPFIVTGSPGGSRIINITLQMIMNVIDHNLNIAEATAAARMHHQWLPDFIWVEHTLNRDTISLLEAKGHKVKVQESIGSTQSIMMTEQGLFGASDPRRAGSAAIGY from the coding sequence GTGACACGATTCCCTAAATTAACACCGCTTTTTTTGAGCACCGCATTAACACTCACACTTTGTTATCCTGCGCTTCATATTGCTGACAGCCAAGCAAATGAAGCTTCAATCTTCAGTGAAATGGCAACGGCTCAGCCAATCTATGCTAAGCATGGCATGGTTTCAAGCCAAGAAGCCATAGCTAGCCAAATTGGTGTTGATATTTTAAAACAAGGTGGCAACGCGGTCGATGCGGCCGTAGCAGTGGCATATGCACTTGCAGTAACCTTACCTCGCGCGGGTAATATTGGTGGTGGTGGTTTTATGCTAGTGCATTTAGCCGAGCAAAATAAAACCATTGCTATCGATTACCGTGAAACAGCCCCTGCTAAAGCGCACAAAGATATCTTCCTTGATGAACAAGGCAATGCAGTTGACAAACTCAGTCGTGAGCATGGACTAGCTGTGGGCGTACCTGGAACCGTTATGGGGATGGAACTGGCCTTAAAACAATATGGCACCATGAAAATGGCGCAAGTGATCAAGCCTGCTATTAAGCTCGCCAAAGACGGTATAGTTGTTACTTCAGATCTATCAAACTCATTAGCGGGCCTTAAATCTCGTATTACTCAATGGCCAAGTTCAGCAGCAATTTTCTACCATGCCGACGGCAGTAATTATCAAGTCAATGAATTGCTCAAACAACCTGAGTTAGCACAGTCTTTATCGTTGATTGCCCAGAAAGGTAGTAAAGGGTTTTATCAAGGTGAAACGGCTGAAAAAATTGTCTCTGCGGTCCAAAATGCTGGCGGGGTAATGAGTTTAACTGATTTAGCTAACTACAAAGTTGTTGAGCGCGAACCGGTTCGAGGTAATTATCGAGGCTACGAAGTGGTATCTATGCCGCCGCCATCTTCAGGGGGTATTCATATTATCGAAATGCTCAATGTACTCGAGCAATTCCCCATTGATAAATTAGGCCACAATAGCGCAAACACTTTGCATCTTATGGCCGAAACCATGAAATATGCCTATGCTGATCGTAGTGAGTATTTAGGCGACCCAGATTTTGTTACTGTGCCTGTTAAACAATTGACTAGCAAACAATACGCAAAAGAGATTGCCAGTAAAATCGCCATCAATAAAACCACCCCTAGCAGCGAAATTAAGCCGGGGAAACTAGCACCATATGAGAGCGATCAAACTACCCACTTCTCGGTTATCGATAAATGGGGCAATGCTGTTGCTAACACCTATACCCTTAACTTCAGTTATGGTTCAGGCTTAGTCGCTAAAGGTACTGGGATTTTATTAAACAATGAAATGGATGACTTTTCGGTTAAACCAGGTACCCCTAATGGTTATGGCTTAATTGGTGGGGAAGCAAATGCAGTGCAAGGAAATAAGCGCCCTCTTAGCTCCATGAGTCCAACCATGGTAATGAAAGATGGCAAACCTTTCATTGTTACCGGCAGCCCTGGTGGCTCGCGGATTATTAATATTACGCTGCAAATGATCATGAATGTAATAGATCATAACTTAAACATTGCCGAAGCAACCGCTGCTGCACGTATGCATCACCAATGGTTACCTGATTTTATTTGGGTGGAACATACATTGAATCGCGATACTATTTCATTACTTGAAGCCAAAGGTCACAAAGTGAAAGTGCAAGAGTCGATTGGCAGTACTCAATCGATAATGATGACAGAGCAAGGTCTTTTTGGCGCTTCAGATCCAAGACGCGCGGGTTCTGCCGCCATCGGCTATTAA